A part of Neovison vison isolate M4711 chromosome 6, ASM_NN_V1, whole genome shotgun sequence genomic DNA contains:
- the DNAJC28 gene encoding dnaJ homolog subfamily C member 28 produces MNMTYVTMAQILRSHLINVPVISNRQKMLPYLGIIRHRAVSTHISKKKMREYYRLLNLVEGCSADDVRESFHKLAKQYHPDSGSDTADSATFVRIEEAYRKVLSHVLEQTNARQNKVEEAEEEEDKFKYKTPQHRHYLSFEGIGFGTPSQREKQYRQFRADRATEQVMEYQKQKLQSQYFVDSLIVKDVRQSKEQKITQAIERLVEDLIQESMAKGDFDNLSGKGKPLKKFSGCSYIDPMTHNLNRILIDNGYQPEWILMQKEIKDTIDQLREAILASRKKLGNPMTPTEQKQWTQVCEQFQENIKKLNKRINDFNLIVPLLTWQKVHFDAQKEIARAQEVYETLVRAEEVTDKNPNNIDQGEREKTSEVKTGFFNWMNVWKFIKT; encoded by the coding sequence ATGAACATGACGTATGTGACAATGGCTCAAATCTTAAGGTCTCATCTGATAAATGTTCCAGTGATATCTAATAGACAGAAAATGCTCCCATATCTTGGTATCATTAGACACAGAGCAGTGTCAACTCATATATCCAAAAAGAAGATGCGAGAATATTATAGGCTGCTAAATCTGGTTGAAGGCTGCTCTGCGGATGATGTCAGGGAATCTTTTCATAAGCTTGCCAAGCAATACCATCCGGACAGTGGCTCTGATACTGCGGATTCGGCAACATTTGTAAGGATCGAAGAAGCTTATCGGAAGGTGCTTTCCCACGTGCTAGAACAAACAAATGCCCGACAGAATAAAgttgaagaagcagaggaagaagaagacaaatTCAAATACAAAACACCCCAACACCGGCATTATTTAAGTTTTGAAGGTATTGGTTTTGGAACTCCAAGTCAACGAGAGAAGCAGTATAGGCAGTTTCGAGCTGACCGTGCAACTGAGCAAGTCATGGAGTATCAGAAGCAGAAGCTACAAAGCCAGTATTTCGTGGACAGTTTAATTGTTAAAGATGTGAGACAGAGTAAAGAACAAAAGATAACTCAGGCTATAGAGCGTTTAGTAGAGGATCTCATTCAGGAGTCAATGGCCAAAGGAGACTTTGATAACCTCAGTGGGAAGGGAAAACctctaaaaaaattttctggCTGTTCATATATTGATCCCATGACTCACAACCTGAACAGAATACTGATAGATAATGGATATCAACCAGAATGGATCCTAatgcaaaaggaaataaaggatacCATTGATCAACTCAGAGAGGCGATCTTAGCATCCAGGAAAAAACTTGGGAATCCCATGACACCAACTGAACAGAAACAGTGGACCCAAGTTTGTGAGCAGTTTCAAGAAAACATCAAAAAGCTAAACAAGCGaattaatgattttaatttgATTGTTCCCCTCCTGACCTGGCAAAAAGTTCATTTTGATGCACAGAAAGAAATTGCCAGAGCCCAGGAAGTATATGAGACCCTTGTAAGAGCAGAAGAAGTCACAGATAAAAACCCAAACAACATTGatcagggagaaagggagaaaacatcTGAAGTCAAGACAGGTTTTTTTAACTGGATGAATGTGTGGAAATTTATTAAAACATGA